A region from the Lysobacter antibioticus genome encodes:
- a CDS encoding Rossmann-like domain-containing protein, with amino-acid sequence MTLPAATAIKPELSNGHQAPIAPADVAALTEAVLRGDYGPNPDGLHAVGAFWVRQSTQFPGTDTKYRNYYLVLRVESGFGGCCVEHDQLDSVIAEELSGRSVAELLRDARTPVRVAALDAYLSLVRPHREAAEAQVLMLPHGTPLERARARDEAIAGLLKIEPGMRVGLIGVVNPLVAAIQGQGGICLPCDFNLQRTQDGTEVVRDMRPVLAQADLVIATGMTLSNGSFDEILASVRARGIPLIVYAQTGSAIVPRFLGHGVAAVSAEPFPFSQFSADPTPIHLYRAVGAGDARAAA; translated from the coding sequence ATGACGCTTCCCGCCGCAACGGCTATCAAACCCGAGCTTTCCAACGGCCACCAGGCGCCCATCGCCCCGGCCGACGTCGCCGCCCTGACCGAAGCCGTGCTCCGCGGCGACTACGGCCCGAACCCCGACGGTCTGCACGCGGTCGGTGCGTTCTGGGTGCGCCAGAGCACCCAGTTCCCCGGCACCGACACCAAGTACCGCAACTACTACCTGGTGCTGCGGGTGGAATCGGGCTTCGGCGGCTGTTGCGTGGAGCACGATCAGCTCGATTCGGTGATCGCCGAGGAACTGTCCGGACGCAGCGTCGCCGAGTTGCTGCGCGATGCGCGCACGCCGGTGCGGGTGGCCGCGCTCGATGCCTATCTGTCGCTGGTGCGCCCGCATCGCGAGGCGGCCGAGGCGCAGGTGTTGATGCTGCCTCACGGTACGCCGCTCGAACGCGCTCGGGCGCGCGACGAAGCCATCGCCGGCCTGCTCAAGATCGAGCCGGGCATGCGCGTGGGCCTGATCGGTGTGGTCAATCCGCTGGTGGCGGCGATCCAGGGCCAGGGCGGCATTTGCCTGCCTTGCGATTTCAATCTGCAACGCACCCAGGACGGCACCGAGGTGGTGCGCGACATGCGGCCGGTGCTGGCGCAGGCGGATCTGGTGATCGCCACCGGCATGACCCTGAGCAACGGCTCCTTCGACGAGATCCTCGCCAGCGTGCGCGCACGCGGCATTCCCTTGATCGTCTACGCCCAGACCGGCAGCGCGATCGTGCCGCGCTTTCTCGGCCATGGCGTCGCCGCGGTGTCGGCCGAGCCGTTTCCGTTCTCGCAGTTCAGCGCCGACCCGACCCCGATCCATCTGTATCGCGCGGTCGGTGCCGGCGACGCGCGCGCGGCGGCCTGA